A segment of the Streptomyces sp. NBC_00376 genome:
GCAACGTGTGGAGACGACGATGGCCCGGATCTCCCCGCTGGGACGGGTGGGCGAACCGGAGGACGTCGCCCACACCGTGCTCCACCTCGCTTCCGACGCGTCGGCCTTCATGACCGGCCAGATCCTCCGCCCGAACGGCGGCGTAGCCATGCCCTGGTGACCCGTCGAACCCGCTCCGCACCCTGCACCCCAGCAGCCGCCCAACGGCTCGCGCTCCGCACGCCGACAGCGAGCCAACAGCCCGCCCACCGCACGCCGAGGGCCGCCCATCGGGCAGCACCCGATTCCGCGCCCCCGCCGTCCGCCGCCATGCCCGTCAGGCCCGCACCCGCCGATCCGGCGGTCGCGGCCACATGCACGGGCAGCAGACTCAGGCCCCATCCACCCGCCGCCACCGCACCCTCGACAAGTCCCGCATGGGCCGGTTCCAGCATGAGCCGCAGCACGGCCCACCACCACACCCCGCCGAGAACGAGCGCCGGCACCCATCGCCGTACCATGGCTGCCTCCTCCGGCCGAACCTAGTGCGGCGCACTCACCCGGCGGGAGAGCGCATCGGCGCACCACCAGCGCGCGGCGTACAGCCGCAGACCGTTGCACGCTCTTGCCCAGAACTCCAGGGCGTGCTGCGCCGGATCGGGCCCGCCGCGGCCGGACACTCTCCGGTACGTAACCGGAGCGCACGACCCCGCCGTACTGCGGGCGACCTCACCGCACCGGATCCCACCGGCCGGCGGCCCGCTCCCCGCAGTCTCGCCCGGCAGCGCCCGGACCGCATCCAGAACGAGGGGCACCTCGGCGCCACTGAGCCCCCACCGATTCGAGTGGGGGCTCGGCGGACGCGGTCAGTGCTCGTCGCGGCGCAGCGAGTCCTTCATGCCCTTCGCTTGCTTCTCGGCGTCGCTCATGGCGCCCTTGGCCCGGCCCTTGGCCTGGTCCATCTTGCCCTCGGCCTCCTTGCGACGGTCGCCGGTCATCTTGCCCATGGCTTCCTTCGCCTTGCCCTTCATCTTGTCCTTGGCGCCTTCGTCAACCATTGCTACTCCTTCGG
Coding sequences within it:
- a CDS encoding CsbD family protein encodes the protein MVDEGAKDKMKGKAKEAMGKMTGDRRKEAEGKMDQAKGRAKGAMSDAEKQAKGMKDSLRRDEH